The following coding sequences lie in one Aspergillus puulaauensis MK2 DNA, chromosome 3, nearly complete sequence genomic window:
- the ATP12 gene encoding ATP synthase complex assembly protein ATP12 (BUSCO:EOG09264L6D;~COG:C;~EggNog:ENOG410PHTY;~InterPro:IPR023335,IPR042272,IPR011419;~PFAM:PF07542;~go_process: GO:0043461 - proton-transporting ATP synthase complex assembly [Evidence IEA]) yields the protein MVKKGIIPFLRTSTARPQQPLLTAARHSCQRPRALHSSTLKAAVAHPITAHGPPPKAPSPFQGFGDRATHQAEGKEKLSEAEPEPRPTKKPATLKKRFWKDVDFQRKQGGEYQVLLDKRPVRTPSKSVLSIPPTKPYLAHAIALEWDVMNTAQQALKNHMIPLTSLTARAADIAHEDAAGETLARDQIVKTAMRYLDTDTLLCWVPEESEYAVEAGENDQRRETLRETQMRVAKDIIAVLSTKVWPGIEIVPVLDAESILPASQAQATKDIIKQWVQGLEAHDLAALERGILASKSLLVAVRLVSEWSENFRHLQRAGQKKFGIDEAAEASSLEVTWQTDMWGEVEDTHDVDKEDLRRQLGSVILLVSGETPEKQ from the exons ATGGTGAAAAAGGGGATTATTCCGTTTCTTCGAACCTCCACGGCCCGTCCACAGCAACCACTTTTGACTGCTGCGCGACACAGTTGCCAAAGACCCCGCGCTCTCCATTCTTCTACATTGAAAGCGGCCGTTGCACACCCAATCACTGCACATGGACCTCCGCCTAAGGCCCCTTCGCCATTTCAAGGATTTGGGGACCGTGCAACTCACCAAGCAGAGGGCAAGGAAAAGCTATCAGAAGCCGAGCCAGAACCTCGCCCGACCAAGAAACCTGCAACACTGAAGAAGCGCTTTTGGAAAGATGTCGATTTTCAGAGAAAGCAGG GGGGCGAGTATCAGGTTTTACTAGATAAACGGCCAGTCCGAACTCCGTCAAAAAGTGTCCTATCGATACCGCCTACAAAACCATATCTGGCACATGCAATTGCTTTGGAATGGGATGTAATGAACACTGCGCAACAAGCCTTGAAAAATCACATGATCCCGTTAACCTCTCTTACGGCGCGCGCAGCCGATATTGCACACGAGGACGCTGCGGGGGAAACACTTGCGCGAGACCAAATAGTCAAAACCGCGATGCGCTACCTTGACACGGATACATTACTTTGCTGGGTGCCCGAAGAAAGCGAATATGCCGTTGAGGCTGGCGAGAATGATCAAAGGCGAGAAACACTTCGGGAGACTCAAATGAGAGTTGCAAAGGATATAATCGCAGTTCTAAGCACCAAAGTATGGCCTGGCATTGAGATAGTACCGGTTTTGGACGCAGAGAGTATCCTCCCGGCGTCCCAGGCTCAAGCGACGAAGGATATTATCAAGCAATGGGTTCAGGGTTTGGAGGCCCATGATCTGGCTGCCCTTGAAAGGGGTATACTTGCCTCCAAGAGCCTGTTAGTTGCTGTTAGACTGGTAAGCGAGTGGAGCGAAAACTTCCGCCATCTGCAAAGGGCGGGGCAGAAGAAATTTGGAATTGATGAGGCAGCCGAGGCGTCCAGCCTCGAAGTTACATGGCAAACGGACATGTggggagaagttgaggacACTCACGACGTTGATAAGGAAGATCTGAGGCGCCAACTTGGAAGTGTCATCCTTTTGGTGAGTGGGGAGACACCCGAGAAACAATAG